TCTGGATGCCGATGTAGCCCTGCTGGAGACTGCGGACCGGGTCGGTGCTGGTGAAGTCGTTGACCTTGACGCCGTTGAGGAAGATCTCCAACCGTTCACCGGTGACCTTGAGTTCGAACGTGTTCCACTCCCCCGGCGGGTTCAGCGCGGCGTCCCGTGCCGCAAGATCGGCGGACCTGAAGCCGTACACAGCACCCGTGGTGCGGTCCGCCGCGTCAGTGGCATCGATCTGGATCTCGTAACCGCTGTCCACAGCCGACCACGGGTCCTCGGAAGCAGGAAAGCCGAGAAAGACACCAGAGTTGTCGTCGCCGGCCATCCTCCAGTCCAGCTTCAGGGAGTAGACCCCGGTGAACTCCTTCACGGCGTACCAGAACATACCCAGACCGCCATACGAGGAAAGACCGCCGTCAGCGAAAGTGAAACCACCCGGCCCCGCCTGCCTCCAACCAGAGGTGGAGGAGCCGTCGAACAGGGAGGTGTAGCCGGTCTCGGGACGGCAGTCCGCGTCGGTCATGCCGGCGGCCCAGCGGACGCCGCCGAGGAGGTGACGGCGGAAGGCGGCATCGCTGAACGACTCGTCGGTGTGGCCGCCGCCGGTGTAGAACGCCCGGCCGCCCTGGTAGTCCTTGCACCAGGCGATGGGGTGGTCACCGGACATGTTCCCGCCCGTGTAGCTGGACTCGTCCAGGGAGGCCAGCACATGCGCGGTGGTGCGGGGGTTGGTGCGGTAGTTGTACCACTCGTCGGTGCGCTGCCAGGTGGCGCCGAGGTGGGCGGTGGCGTCGTGGGCCCGGTCCTCCACCTTCACGGTGGCGGGTTGGATCGCCGGGTGGGAGTGGAACAGGGCGCCGGCCAGGCCCGCGTAGAAGGGCCAGTCGTATTCGGTGTCGGCGGCCGCGTGGATGCCGACGTAGCCCCCGCCGCCCTTGATGTACTGCTCGAAGGCGGTCTGTTGGGCGTCACCGAGCACGTCACCGGTGGTGGAGAGGAAGACGACCGCCTTGTACTGGCCGAGGTTGCCGGTGGTGAAGACCTGGGGGTCCTCGGACGCGTCCACGGTGAAGTTGTTCTGGGTGTCGAGGGTTTGCAGCGCCGTGATGCCGTCGTCGATCGAGGAGTGCCGGAATCCGGCGGTCCGGGAGAACACCAGGATCTTGTACGCCGGGTCGGCGGCCGCCTGTGCCACGGGGCGGGCAGCGGCAGGTGCGGCCTGCCGGGCCGGGCCGGCAAGCTGATCGGCTGAGGTGGGCAGGGCGGTGGCCTGCGGGGCCAGACAGAGCGCGAGGCCGGTGAACAGGCCGAGAACCGCAGTGAGTTGCTTACGCATGGGAAGTCGCCTCCTTTCTACGGAAGGGTCCATTTCTGGTTGGCGCCGGTGTGGCAGGTCCACAGGTGGACCGGTGTGCCGTCGTTCCAGGTGCCGCCCGACGCGTCGAGGCACTTGGCGGACTGCGGGTTGCGCACAGTGCCGTCGCCCTGCGGGGCCCACTTCTGCGCGCCGCTGCCGTTGCACGTCCACAACTGGATCCTCGTCCCGTCGGCCGAGCCACCGCCCGAGACGTCCAGACACTTGCCCAACGCCCTAACACTGCCGTCCGCAGCGACGGTCCAGTCCTGCGCGCTCGTACTGTTACAGGTCCACAACTGGACCTTCGTCCCATCAGCGGTGCCGGCGCTATCGACGTCCAGGCACTTGCCGTTCACACCCTTGACCGCACCCGAGCGGGGGCCGCCGTCGGAGGTGGTGAAGGAGAACTCGTCGACGTCGAAGAGCGCTCCGGCGCCGCCCTTGAAGACGAGGTACAACTGCGTGGTGCCGCCGGGCTGGTTGGCCAGGTTCGTGGTCACGTCCTGGAAGGTCTCCCAGTCTCCGGTCACCGGCACGGTCACCGTGCCGAGCAGGGTGCCGGTCGGGGATCCGGCGCGTACCTCGATCGTGCCGCCGGCGCCCGCGGAGGAGACCCGGGCGGTGAACTGGGTGGCGTTGTCGAGGGCGTACGGGGTGAAGGAGATCCAGTCGCCGTTGTCGATGTTCCCGACGGTCTTGCCGCCGTGGGCCGGACCGTGCGTGATGACATCCACTCCGGCCGAGCCGCCGTAGTGCTCGGCCTGCCGGTGGGAGGGCTGGACGATGTGCTGGTCGTGGGTGGTCAGAGCGGGCTGGCCGTTGCCGCCCTTGTCGGTGTACTCGGCGTCGAGCACACCGAAGATGTTGGCGTTGGGGTCGTGTTCGCCGTCGGCCAGGGTCTGCAGCGTGCCCGTGCAGCCGGTCGCCGAGGTCTGCGGGTGGCCGTGGCTGTCGTGTCCGACGATGAAGGAGACCTTGACCCGGGAGCAGTCGATGGTGCCGTCCTCCGGGTCGGTCACCGTCACCTTGAAGGGGATCGCGGCGCCGAAGTCGTGGATACGGCCGTCCGCGGGCAGGTCGATCTTCACGGTGGGGGCGGTGTTGCCGACGGTGATCTGTACGGATGCCGTCGCGCTCTTGCCGGTGGGGTCGGTCACCTTCAGCGTCGCCGTGTACTGGCCGTTGGCCGTGTAAGTGTGCGACGGGCCGGCCGCGGTGGAGGTCGCGCCGTCGCCGAAGGTCCAGGCGTAGGTGAGAGCGCCGCCGTCCGGGTCGGAGCTGCCGGCCGAGGAGAAGGACACCGCGAGCGGCGCCTTTCCGGAGGTGATGTCCGCCTTGGCCTGGGCGATCGGGGCGAGGCCGTCGGTGACGTGTTCGATGCGGTACAGGGCGGAGTTCTCGTCGCCGTTGAAATAGCCGGTGCCGTAGTCGAGGACGTACAGGGCACCGTCCGGGCCAAAGGCCATGTCCATCACCTGGGTGCCGCTCCAGGGGAAGGCGTTGATGGACTGCACGGTGCCGTCGCCGCCCGCCTCGATGCGCTTGATCCAGCGGCGGCCGAACTCGCCCGCGAAGAAGTCGCCGTCGTACTCCTGGGGGAACTTGACCTCGGAGGTGGACGCGGCGTCGTAGCGGTAGACGGGACCGCCCATCGGGGACTCGGAGCCGCCGCCGAACTCCGGCACGGACGTGCCGTTGTAGGGGATCCAGGCCGGCCGCGCCGGGGGCAGGTCCGTCAGGCCGGTGTTGCGCGGTGAGGTGTTCTTGGGCGCGGAGCAGGAGAACGCGGCGCCCGAGGTGTTGGTGGCGAAGTCGTAGTCGGTGTAGGCGTCGTTGTTGCCGGTGCAGTACGGCCAGCCGTAGTTGCCGGCCTGGGTGATGCGGTTGAACTCGACCTGTCCCTCGGGGCCTCGCCCGGGCGCCGCGGTACCGGAGTCGGGGCCGTAGTCGCCGAGGTAGACGATGCCCGTGGCCTTGTCCACGCTCATGCGGAAGGGATTGCGGAAGCCCATCGCGTAGATCTCGGGGCGGGTCCTGGCGGTGCCGGGCGCGAAGAGGTTACCGCTCGGGACGGAGTAGGTCCCGTCCGCGTTGACCTTGATGCGCAGCACCTTGCCGCGCAGGTCGTTGGTGTTGCCCGCCGAACGCTGGGCGTCGTAGGCGGGGTTGCGGGTGGCGCGCTCGTCGATCGGGGTGAAACCGTCCGAGGCGAACGGGTTGGAGTCGTCGCCGGTCGACAGGTAGAGGTTGCCCGCCGCGTCGAAGTCGATGTCGCCGCCGACGTGGCAGCAGATGCCGCGGGAGGCCGGCACGTCGAGGATCTTCTTCTCGCTGGTCAGGTCGAGGGTGTTGTCGGTCTTCAGAACGAACCGGGAGAGCCGGTTGACGCCGTCGAAGGGGGTGAAGTCCGAGGCCGCCCCGTCGGAAGGGGCGTCGCCGCCCGGCGTGCTCAACTTCGGGGCGTAGTACAGGTAGATGAAGCGGTTGGAGGTGAAAGCCGGGTCCACGGCGATGCCTTGCAGGCCCTCCTCGTCATGGCTGTACACGTCGAGCCTGCCCGCCACCATCGTGCTTCCGGCTCCGTCGGTGACGCGCAGCGTGCCGTCGCGCGAGGTGTGCAGCACCGAACCGTTCGGCAGCACGGCGAGGGTCATGGGCTCACCCATCTCGGCCACGCCCTTGGCCAGCGTGACCTGCTGGAACTCCACCGCGGCGGCAGCAGGGCGGGCCGAATCCGGCGCGGCGGCAGCCGCTGTTCCCGGCACGAGGCAGCCGACGGCGCACACCAGCGCCAGCGCCAGCGCACGGAGGGGTCTGGGTCTTGCGAGTATGACGAATTTCTTGCGCACAAACGTCTCCCGAGGTGTGGGGATGTGCAGGACCTGATCGGCCCTGTTCGGGGAGTGCAGGCGCGCGCCGTCGCGCCGTCGAACCGGCCTGTACATCTGCATGCACATGACCGGTCCGGTGCAAGGAAGTTAGCGGCCTTCGTTCCGGGTCGTAACCCCTTTAGCGTGAGATCGCTCTACTTTTTCCATGATCAGGACAAAGGCTGAACGCGCCGAAGGGGTCAACGTGCGCGATCGCGCACGCGGCACACTCTGCTCGCCGCAACGCGCGGATACGGCGAGAACCGTGGCCTGTTCAGGAACTGCCCCGGCCCCGCTCCCGCCCATCTCCCGTGCACGGTAGGTGTGTTCGGTGCTCCTCGCCGCGGAGTTGCTGGGGCGGCCGAGTCTTGGAGAGGGCGCGGCGGCCGACCTGATGGTGCGCGAACAGGGCCCCCGCGCGGACGTACGCGTACGGGCGGTCCCGCTCCGGGTGGTGCTGAACGGCCGGGGGTGGAGTAGCCACAGGGTGAAGGTGGGCCGCACTCGTCCTCGGCGTTCTGGCCTTCATCCCCTGGGTTCGTTTTCGCCTTCCTGGTTGCGGGCGTGTAGGTGGCCGTCGCGATTGGCCGGCTGGCCCGCACAGCGCTCAGAGCGGCCGGTCACTTCCCGGGGGCGGCGGCACCGACCAGGCGCACGACGTAGGTGCCCGAAGGCGAATAGTTGCCCTTGTAAAGAAAGATGGCCGTGGTGCCCGTGCGCAGGAGGGGGCTCGTGATGGGGGCCTTCACCTTCTCCTCGGTGAACACCGTGTCCACCTTGGGTTTCACACCGGTCAGCCAGGCGGCCGCGGCCTTCGGGTCGGAGCCCGGGTAGTCGAGGCCGACGCAGGCCCGCAGAAACGCCTCGTAGCGGGGTGCGTCGGCGGTCGCCTGGCACTCGAACGACCTGAGGTCGCCGGCGAGATCGCGGATCACGCCCACGCTCAGCTCGCTGTCCTTGCTCGGGTGCCCCTCGGCGCCCGCGTACAGCGCCGGCTCGCTGGAGGTGAGCTTCTTCTGCTTGCCGAGCGTGAGGTGCCAGTTGGCCGCGAGCCGTTCGAGGTAGCTCTGCCCGGTGTACCCCTTCGAGATCACCTCGGACTTCGTGCCGGTGGGGACGTCCTGCGGGGACGCCGGGGCCGTCGGCCAGTCGTCGAGGCTCGTGGGACGGGCCCGCGGACTCGGGTTACCGGCGGAGGCGCTCGGCGAGGTGCTCGCCGAGGGGATCGTGCCAGGGGAGGCCGACGAACCGGCGCCGTCGGTGTCGTGCCCGGCCGAGCAGCCGGTCAGGGCCAGCGCGGCGACGGCCAGTACGGCGGCGGCGTTGCGGGGGCGGCGGGTCGGGAGGTGCATGGTGGGACTCCGCGGGAAGGGAGAGGGGCGTCCACGGCCCGGTGTGTTCCGGGCCGTGGACGCGGCGTCGGGTGGGATCAGGAACCGTCGAAGCAGGGGCCGGTGGCCGCGGTCGTGGTCGGCTGGAAGACCGC
Above is a window of Streptomyces griseorubiginosus DNA encoding:
- a CDS encoding ThuA domain-containing protein translates to MRKQLTAVLGLFTGLALCLAPQATALPTSADQLAGPARQAAPAAARPVAQAAADPAYKILVFSRTAGFRHSSIDDGITALQTLDTQNNFTVDASEDPQVFTTGNLGQYKAVVFLSTTGDVLGDAQQTAFEQYIKGGGGYVGIHAAADTEYDWPFYAGLAGALFHSHPAIQPATVKVEDRAHDATAHLGATWQRTDEWYNYRTNPRTTAHVLASLDESSYTGGNMSGDHPIAWCKDYQGGRAFYTGGGHTDESFSDAAFRRHLLGGVRWAAGMTDADCRPETGYTSLFDGSSTSGWRQAGPGGFTFADGGLSSYGGLGMFWYAVKEFTGVYSLKLDWRMAGDDNSGVFLGFPASEDPWSAVDSGYEIQIDATDAADRTTGAVYGFRSADLAARDAALNPPGEWNTFELKVTGERLEIFLNGVKVNDFTSTDPVRSLQQGYIGIQNHGDGDDVTFRNIRIKPSGDTPPGPRSGAVKGVNGKCLDVDSAGTADGTKVQLWTCNSTSAQDWTVAADGSVRALGKCLDVSGGGSADGTKIQLWTCNGSGAQKWAPQGDGTVRNPQSAKCLDASGSTWNDGTPVHLWSCHTGPNQKWTLP
- a CDS encoding PQQ-dependent sugar dehydrogenase; the protein is MGEPMTLAVLPNGSVLHTSRDGTLRVTDGAGSTMVAGRLDVYSHDEEGLQGIAVDPAFTSNRFIYLYYAPKLSTPGGDAPSDGAASDFTPFDGVNRLSRFVLKTDNTLDLTSEKKILDVPASRGICCHVGGDIDFDAAGNLYLSTGDDSNPFASDGFTPIDERATRNPAYDAQRSAGNTNDLRGKVLRIKVNADGTYSVPSGNLFAPGTARTRPEIYAMGFRNPFRMSVDKATGIVYLGDYGPDSGTAAPGRGPEGQVEFNRITQAGNYGWPYCTGNNDAYTDYDFATNTSGAAFSCSAPKNTSPRNTGLTDLPPARPAWIPYNGTSVPEFGGGSESPMGGPVYRYDAASTSEVKFPQEYDGDFFAGEFGRRWIKRIEAGGDGTVQSINAFPWSGTQVMDMAFGPDGALYVLDYGTGYFNGDENSALYRIEHVTDGLAPIAQAKADITSGKAPLAVSFSSAGSSDPDGGALTYAWTFGDGATSTAAGPSHTYTANGQYTATLKVTDPTGKSATASVQITVGNTAPTVKIDLPADGRIHDFGAAIPFKVTVTDPEDGTIDCSRVKVSFIVGHDSHGHPQTSATGCTGTLQTLADGEHDPNANIFGVLDAEYTDKGGNGQPALTTHDQHIVQPSHRQAEHYGGSAGVDVITHGPAHGGKTVGNIDNGDWISFTPYALDNATQFTARVSSAGAGGTIEVRAGSPTGTLLGTVTVPVTGDWETFQDVTTNLANQPGGTTQLYLVFKGGAGALFDVDEFSFTTSDGGPRSGAVKGVNGKCLDVDSAGTADGTKVQLWTCNSTSAQDWTVAADGSVRALGKCLDVSGGGSADGTRIQLWTCNGSGAQKWAPQGDGTVRNPQSAKCLDASGGTWNDGTPVHLWTCHTGANQKWTLP